From the Lathyrus oleraceus cultivar Zhongwan6 chromosome 4, CAAS_Psat_ZW6_1.0, whole genome shotgun sequence genome, one window contains:
- the LOC127137244 gene encoding probable LRR receptor-like serine/threonine-protein kinase At1g06840: MFLSEGHKHQVVFSLWFCFYLVLIAAQDNITDPTEVEALKAIKERLIDPNGNLSNWIRGDPCTSRWTGVLCFNETLIDGYLHVQELQLMNLSLSENLAPEIGSLAYMERLNFMWNKITGSIPKEIGNIKSLVLLLLSGNLLTGSLPDELGFLSNLDRIKFDQNHISGPLPTSFANLNKTKHFHMNNNSISGKIPPELWRLPKLAHFLLDNNNLSGYLPPELSKLPTITCKKTSKQHQVADLICNSKAR, from the coding sequence ATGTTTCTTTCAGAAGGTCACAAGCATCAAGTTGTTTTCAGTTTATGGTTTTGTTTCTATTTGGTGCTTATTGCTGCACAGGATAATATCACTGACCCTACCGAAGTTGAAGCATTAAAAGCCATAAAAGAAAGGTTGATTGATCCTAATGGAAATTTGAGCAATTGGATACGCGGAGACCCATGTACATCTCGCTGGACAGGAGTTTTATGTTTCAATGAAACATTAATTGATGGCTATTTACACGTTCAAGAATTGCAACTAATGAATTTGAGCTTGTCCGAAAATTTGGCACCAGAAATTGGCAGCTTAGCTTATATGGAAAGATTGAACTTCATGTGGAACAAAATAACTGGGAGTATTCCAAAGGAAATTGGCAATATCAAATCTTTAGTCCTCTTGCTATTAAGTGGAAATCTATTAACAGGGTCACTGCCAGATGAGCTTGGCTTTCTTTCGAACCTTGATAGAATAAAATTCGATCAAAATCATATATCAGGACCTCTACCAACATCATTCGCAAACCTGAACAAGACAAAGCATTTTCACATGAACAATAATTCAATTAGCGGGAAAATCCCTCCAGAACTCTGGCGATTACCAAAGCTTGCTCACTTCCTTCTTGACAACAACAATTTATCAGGATATCTTCCTCCTGAGCTTTCCAAACTTCCAACCATAACCTGCAAAAAAACCAGTAAGCAACATCAGGTAGCAGACCTAATTTGTAACAGTAAGGCAAGATGA